One window of Pyxicephalus adspersus chromosome 4, UCB_Pads_2.0, whole genome shotgun sequence genomic DNA carries:
- the RARS2 gene encoding probable arginine--tRNA ligase, mitochondrial (The sequence of the model RefSeq protein was modified relative to this genomic sequence to represent the inferred CDS: added 27 bases not found in genome assembly), with protein sequence MACLFRRAIAEQVSQVLGLPPEKIVPRIHAVPVHRKKESPDFQLYVNSMPEGNIDTACHKENAQKLASKLATNSVISEIGTGRGCVTFKINRDLLTKTVLKKITQDGSLYGINSELLSNTPKGLTVVEYSSPNIAKKFHVGHLRSTIIGNFIANLKEALGFKVIRMNYLGDWGFQFGLVGAGFSKYGCEEKLKANPLQHLFEVYVKVSAASEKDEDMKQSAQDFMLRLENGNPQALSLWTHFRDLSIEEYAKVYNRLGVQFDEYSGESFYKEKANDVLKLLKNKGILKTTGDGKGVVDLSEQGDLSAYSVVMRSDGTSLYITRDLAAAIDRMERYAFNEMIYVTDKSQQTHFEHLFKILEILGKEQVGNCQHVKFGRVQGMHTRKGDVIFLEDVLDEARSRMLQNMANSKTSKTTEDPSDTAEKVGIAALIVQDLKGPLVNDYRFYWDQALQSYGDTGVFLQYTHARLHSLLNLWDTREKEEFDANCLQDPSVTSTLRHLLRYDEVIHKTLKELQPRYLVSYLMGLSHLANVAHHSIHVKGSSPDVAHARLLFFNNIRVVLASGMRLLGITPVDKM encoded by the exons GAAAAAATAGTTCCACGTATTCATGCAGTTCCAGTTCATAGGAAAAA AGAATCCCCTGATTTTCAGCTTTATGTCAATTCTATGCCAGAAGGCAACATTGATACAGCATGTCACAAGGAGAATGCGCAAAAGCTTGCATCGAAG CTGGCTACCAACTCTGTTATAAGTGAAATAGGCACTGGTCGAGGTTGTGTGACCTTCAAAATCAATAGAGATTTATTAACAAAG acGGTTTTGAAAAAAATTACCCAAGATGGTTCCTTATATGGTATAAACTCTGAGCTTTTGTCCAACACCCCTAAGGGGCTCACTGTTGTAGAATACAG TTCACCCAATATTGCCAAAAAATTTCATGTTGGACACTTGCGTTCCACAATAATTG gaaattttattgcaaatttGAAGGAGGCATTGGGGTTTAAAGTTATAAGAATGAATTACCTGGGTGACTGGGGCTTTCAGTTTG GCTTAGTGGGTGCTGGATTCAGCAAGTATGGATGTGAAGAGAAACTTAAAGCTAATCCTTTACAACACCTCTTTGAG GTGTATGTGAAAGTCAGTGCCGCATCAGAAAAAGATGAAGATATGAAGCAGTCTGCCCAGGATTTTATGCTTCGACTTGAGAATGGAAATCCGCAGGCTCTTTCCCTGTGGACACACTTCAGAGATCTGAGCATTGAGGAATATGCCAAAGTCTATAAT CGTCTTGGTGTGCAGTTTGATGAATATTCTGGTGAGTCCTTTTACAAAGAAAAGGCAAATGATGTCCTGAAGTTGCTTAAAAACAAAGGAATTTTAAAGACAACTGG tgACGGCAAAGGAGTGGTGGATCTTTCAGAGCAAGGGGATCTTTCCGCTTACTCTGTTGTGATGCGTAGTGATGGGACTTCTTTGTATATTACAAG GGACCTAGCAGCTGCAATTGATCGCATGGAGAGATATGCTTTTAATGAAATGATATATGTG ACAGACAAAAGTCAACAAACACATTttgaacatttgtttaaaattttggaGATCCTTGGGAAAGAACAAGTAGGCAA TTGTCAACATGTTAAGTTTGGACGTGTACAGGGAATGCATACTAGAAAAGGAGATGTGATCTTCCTGGAGGATGTTTTAGATGAAGCCCGTTCTAGAATGCTTCAAAATATGGCAAATAGTAAGA caagtaaAACAACTGAAGACCCATCTGACACAGCTGAAAAGGTTGGGATTGCAGCTCTAATTGTACAG GATTTAAAAGGACCACTTGTGAATGATTATAGGTTTTACTGGGATCAAGCATTGCAGAGCTATGGTGACACTGGTGTCTTTTTACAGTACACCCATGCACGGCTGCACAG CCTACTAAATCTGTGGGATACAAGAGAGAAAGAAGAGTTTGATGCAAACTGTTTACAGGACCCTTCTGTAACCTCCACCCTGCGACACCTTCTCAG gtatgATGAAGTAATTCACAAGACACTAAAGGAGCTTCAGCCAAGATATTTAGTTTCTTACCTCATGGGCCTTAG ccatttagctaATGTGGCTCATCACTCAATTCATGTTAAAGGAAGCAGCCCAGATGTAGCTCAT GCTCGGCTTCTCTTTTTTAACAATATACGAGTAGTTTTGGCCAGTGGAATGAGACTTTTAGGAATTACTCCAGTGGATAAAATGTAA